A portion of the Candidatus Desulfatibia profunda genome contains these proteins:
- a CDS encoding AAA family ATPase, producing the protein MPVSEIQTSTNLGVWEGLALKVIRPSWVNLMALCSRFVTTCLTLSGSAYAKTIHRLLEYSLTKGGFQRNEEKPLDCDLIIIDEASMIDTILMQHLLMAVHFKTTLILVGDVNQLPSVGAGNVLKDIIASGAVPVVELNRIFRQARASRIIVNAHRINSGELPFTESDGPDTDFYFIEQEDPQKVLEIILELTKTRIPRRFGFDPVDDIQVLSPMHRGIVGAENLNAQLQKALNPGQDGIMRGGWNYRVNDKVMQIRNNYDKEVFNGDIGKIVGIQPDDHEVIINFDGRDVAYDFSEIDEIVLAYAVSVHKSQGSEYPAVVIPILTQHYMLLQRNLIYTAVTRGRELVVLIGTKRALAIAINNDKPHKRYTYLRYRLS; encoded by the coding sequence ATGCCTGTGTCTGAAATACAGACCTCAACGAATTTAGGTGTCTGGGAGGGCCTGGCACTTAAGGTTATACGCCCTTCCTGGGTAAATTTAATGGCATTATGCAGTAGATTTGTTACCACCTGCCTGACCCTATCTGGGTCTGCGTATGCCAAGACCATCCACCGGTTGCTGGAATATAGTCTAACAAAAGGAGGCTTTCAAAGGAACGAGGAAAAACCGCTGGATTGCGATCTGATCATCATCGATGAAGCCTCGATGATCGATACGATTCTGATGCAGCACCTTTTAATGGCCGTACATTTCAAAACGACGTTAATTCTTGTCGGCGATGTGAATCAGCTCCCTTCCGTGGGGGCGGGAAACGTTCTTAAAGACATCATTGCCTCCGGAGCTGTACCGGTGGTTGAACTCAACCGGATCTTCCGTCAAGCCCGAGCAAGCCGAATCATCGTTAATGCCCATCGAATCAACAGCGGGGAGCTTCCCTTTACGGAAAGCGATGGGCCTGATACCGATTTTTATTTTATCGAGCAGGAAGATCCCCAAAAAGTTCTGGAAATAATACTTGAGCTGACCAAAACGCGGATACCCCGCCGCTTCGGTTTTGATCCGGTTGACGACATTCAGGTGTTATCGCCCATGCACCGGGGGATCGTGGGGGCCGAAAATCTCAACGCCCAGTTGCAAAAGGCACTGAACCCGGGCCAGGACGGCATTATGCGCGGCGGCTGGAATTATCGGGTCAATGATAAAGTCATGCAGATCAGAAACAATTATGACAAGGAGGTTTTTAACGGTGACATTGGAAAAATTGTCGGGATTCAACCCGATGATCATGAAGTCATCATCAACTTTGACGGCCGGGATGTTGCCTACGACTTTTCGGAGATAGATGAGATCGTTCTGGCCTATGCCGTTTCGGTGCACAAGTCACAAGGTTCCGAATACCCGGCCGTGGTGATCCCCATACTGACTCAGCATTATATGCTCTTGCAGCGCAATCTGATTTACACGGCCGTTACCCGGGGACGGGAATTGGTTGTGCTGATCGGCACCAAAAGAGCTCTCGCCATCGCCATCAATAACGACAAGCCGCATAAGCGATACACGTATTTACGCTACCGGCTGAGCTGA
- a CDS encoding zinc ribbon domain-containing protein, which yields MPTYEFICEKCNKPFTLIMKISEYEKTKFRCPKCKSTKVKQQVTSFQTITSSKS from the coding sequence ATGCCAACATATGAATTCATCTGTGAAAAGTGTAACAAGCCTTTTACCCTGATAATGAAAATCTCGGAGTATGAAAAGACAAAATTCCGGTGTCCAAAGTGCAAAAGCACAAAAGTCAAGCAGCAGGTCACTTCTTTTCAAACCATAACCTCCAGCAAGAGCTAG
- a CDS encoding sigma-54-dependent Fis family transcriptional regulator — protein sequence MAAQPNRLGSNELIRYNLRIICASNKDLRAEIHKGNFREDLFFRLFSVEIRLPALRERKGDIVPLSMSFLEDISNLFGKKIAGFSPEVLNVFENYSWPGNIRQLRREIERLVALTPQGELISPDKCSPELLTPPNQTLPESVRLDDSLGHQVQLLETRLIAKALQETAGNRLKAATLLGITRQGLYKKMKRYQIAH from the coding sequence GTGGCGGCTCAACCGAACCGGCTGGGCAGCAACGAGCTGATTCGGTATAACCTGCGCATAATTTGTGCCTCAAACAAGGATCTTAGGGCCGAAATACATAAGGGAAATTTCCGGGAAGATCTTTTCTTCAGGCTTTTTTCGGTGGAGATTCGCCTGCCGGCGCTCAGGGAAAGAAAGGGGGATATCGTCCCTTTATCCATGTCATTTTTGGAAGATATCTCCAACCTTTTTGGTAAAAAGATTGCCGGTTTTTCTCCGGAAGTCCTGAATGTGTTTGAAAACTACAGTTGGCCTGGAAACATCCGCCAACTGCGGCGGGAGATTGAGCGGCTGGTGGCCTTAACGCCACAGGGTGAATTGATATCCCCGGACAAATGTTCCCCGGAGCTTCTGACGCCGCCGAATCAAACTCTACCGGAGAGTGTGCGCCTGGATGACTCGCTTGGGCACCAGGTTCAACTGCTGGAAACCAGGCTGATTGCCAAAGCGTTGCAGGAAACCGCCGGCAACAGGTTAAAGGCAGCGACGCTGCTGGGAATAACACGGCAGGGACTGTATAAAAAAATGAAACGATATCAGATTGCGCATTAA